The Azospirillaceae bacterium genome has a segment encoding these proteins:
- the addA gene encoding double-strand break repair helicase AddA: MTILDQAATGPVAIDPTVLQRRASDPAASVWVGASAGTGKTKVLTDRVLRLMLAGTPPHRILCITFTKAAAAEMANRINATLGDWAALPEADLAARLADLGGERPEPERVVKARRLFAEVVDCPGGMRILTIHAFAQSLLRRFPLEAELPPNFEVMDERNAAELLWEARRVVLVKAREEPDTPLGTAVARIAAAVSEDEFADLLAELARERGRLDQAFADGGLDGAIAELRRHLGLEPGETVESLLAAACADGAFDVAGLREACRALAGGSKTDTERAEGIGRWLEDAAARTLNWTAYLRNYLTAEGEVRKTLATKKVADGFPAAVAALEAEAARLIAVAAKLRSAQVAAYTESLLVLGDALTGRYRRLKEQRAQLDFDDLILKARDLLERPGVAPWVLFKLDGGIDHLLIDEAQDTNPDQWAVARLLAEEFFSGLGAREPLRTLFVVGDEKQSIFSFQRADPAEFLRMRRHFAERCEAAGTPLRVVDLAVSFRSVGAVLKCVDAVFAEPAARDGVLSDPDARIEHLPFRRLHGGEVELWPPVVPEDDPAEPEPWAPPVTPERGTSPQARLAHVVAARIANWIQEGNELPARGRLVRADDVMVLVRRRSAFVVELVRALKERRVAVAGVDRMVLTGQLPVQDLLALGQFLLLPEDDLTLAVVLKTPLVGLGEDELLDLAAGRRGTLWQALQARSHEPVFAPAHAWLKALMARADFAPPYELFAGILGGACPADPKGSGRRAMLRRLGPDAEDPLDEFLTACLAFETTNPPSLQGFLHWLQASEAEIKRELEQAGGAVRIMTVHGSKGLQAPVVVLPDTLAAPDQSPPILWPHGGDGRRVPLWAPRRAMEDAACRRARAQADQRRDQEYRRLLYVALTRAEDRLVVCGYQGRRAPAPSCWYRLVEGALSRIAEACAFDFGALSPLGWAGPGWRYHEAQATTPVDKRGHAATGIGDAGELPAWALAPAPDEPTPSRPLTPSRPSEPEPAVRSPLGREDEAWRFRRGLLIHRLLQTLPDLAPDRRAEAGARFLASPQHRLDPARQAALLAEVLAVLDDPRFARVFGPGSLAEVPVVGRIGDKVLSGQIDRVLVTDEAVWIVDFKTNRPPPSAVRDVAPVYLGQMAAYRAAVSTIWPGRPVRCALLWTDAPRLMELPDAVLDGIAVG; this comes from the coding sequence ATGACCATACTCGATCAGGCCGCCACCGGCCCCGTCGCCATCGACCCCACCGTCCTGCAACGGCGGGCGTCCGATCCGGCCGCGTCGGTGTGGGTCGGCGCGTCCGCGGGGACCGGCAAGACCAAGGTCCTGACCGACCGGGTGCTGCGGCTGATGCTGGCCGGCACGCCGCCCCACCGCATCCTGTGCATCACCTTCACCAAGGCCGCCGCCGCCGAGATGGCGAACCGGATCAACGCCACGCTCGGCGATTGGGCCGCCCTGCCCGAAGCGGATCTGGCGGCGCGGCTGGCCGACCTCGGTGGCGAGCGCCCCGAACCGGAACGGGTGGTCAAGGCCCGGCGGCTGTTCGCCGAGGTGGTGGACTGTCCGGGCGGGATGCGGATCCTGACCATCCACGCCTTCGCCCAATCCCTGCTGCGCCGCTTCCCGCTGGAGGCCGAGCTTCCGCCCAACTTCGAGGTGATGGACGAGCGCAACGCCGCCGAACTCCTGTGGGAGGCCCGGCGCGTCGTCCTGGTCAAGGCGCGCGAGGAGCCCGATACCCCGCTGGGAACCGCAGTGGCCCGGATCGCCGCGGCCGTCAGCGAGGACGAATTCGCCGACCTGCTGGCGGAGCTGGCACGCGAGCGCGGACGGCTGGACCAGGCCTTCGCCGATGGTGGGCTCGACGGCGCCATCGCGGAATTGCGCCGGCACCTGGGCCTTGAACCGGGCGAAACGGTGGAAAGCCTGCTCGCGGCGGCGTGCGCCGACGGGGCCTTCGACGTGGCCGGGCTGCGCGAGGCCTGCCGCGCCCTGGCCGGCGGCTCCAAGACCGATACGGAGCGGGCCGAAGGCATCGGGCGCTGGCTGGAGGATGCCGCCGCGCGGACCCTGAACTGGACCGCCTATCTCCGGAACTACCTCACCGCCGAAGGCGAGGTGCGCAAGACGCTGGCGACCAAGAAGGTCGCCGACGGGTTCCCGGCCGCGGTGGCGGCGCTGGAGGCCGAGGCCGCCCGTCTGATCGCCGTGGCGGCAAAACTGCGGTCGGCGCAGGTCGCCGCCTACACCGAGTCCCTGCTGGTCCTGGGCGACGCCCTGACCGGCCGCTATCGCCGGCTGAAGGAGCAGCGCGCGCAGCTCGATTTCGACGACCTGATCCTGAAGGCACGGGACCTGCTGGAGCGGCCGGGCGTGGCCCCATGGGTGCTGTTCAAGCTCGACGGCGGCATCGACCATCTGCTGATCGACGAGGCGCAGGACACCAACCCCGACCAGTGGGCGGTGGCCCGGCTGCTGGCCGAGGAGTTCTTCAGCGGCCTTGGCGCGCGCGAGCCGTTGCGCACCCTGTTCGTGGTGGGCGACGAGAAGCAGTCGATCTTCAGCTTCCAGCGTGCCGATCCGGCGGAATTCCTGCGCATGCGGCGCCATTTCGCCGAACGTTGCGAGGCCGCGGGCACGCCGTTGCGCGTGGTCGATCTGGCGGTCTCGTTCCGGTCGGTCGGGGCCGTGCTGAAATGCGTGGACGCGGTGTTCGCCGAGCCGGCCGCGCGCGACGGCGTGCTGTCGGACCCGGACGCCCGGATCGAGCACCTGCCCTTCCGACGGCTGCACGGCGGCGAGGTGGAGCTGTGGCCCCCCGTGGTGCCCGAGGATGATCCGGCGGAACCCGAACCGTGGGCGCCGCCGGTCACACCGGAACGCGGCACCAGCCCCCAGGCCCGCCTCGCCCATGTGGTCGCGGCCCGGATCGCCAATTGGATCCAGGAGGGCAACGAGCTTCCCGCCCGTGGCCGTCTGGTCCGGGCCGACGACGTGATGGTGCTGGTGCGCCGGCGCAGCGCCTTCGTCGTGGAACTGGTGCGCGCGCTCAAGGAGCGGCGGGTGGCGGTGGCCGGCGTGGACCGCATGGTCCTGACCGGCCAGTTGCCGGTGCAGGACCTGCTGGCGCTTGGGCAGTTCCTGCTGCTGCCCGAGGACGACCTGACCCTGGCCGTGGTCCTGAAGACCCCGCTGGTGGGGCTGGGCGAGGACGAGCTGCTGGATCTCGCGGCCGGACGGCGGGGCACCTTATGGCAGGCTTTGCAGGCGCGTTCGCACGAACCGGTGTTCGCGCCGGCCCATGCCTGGCTCAAGGCCCTGATGGCGCGGGCCGACTTTGCCCCGCCCTATGAGCTGTTCGCCGGGATCCTGGGCGGTGCCTGCCCGGCCGATCCCAAGGGCAGCGGCCGGCGGGCGATGCTGCGGCGCCTGGGCCCCGATGCCGAGGATCCGCTGGACGAGTTCCTGACCGCGTGCCTCGCGTTCGAGACCACCAACCCGCCCTCCCTCCAGGGTTTCCTGCACTGGCTCCAGGCCAGCGAGGCGGAGATCAAGCGCGAGCTGGAACAGGCCGGCGGCGCCGTCCGCATCATGACGGTCCACGGGTCCAAGGGCCTGCAGGCGCCGGTCGTGGTGCTGCCCGACACGCTGGCCGCCCCCGACCAGAGCCCGCCGATCCTGTGGCCCCACGGCGGGGACGGTCGGCGCGTGCCGCTGTGGGCGCCGCGCCGGGCCATGGAGGACGCCGCCTGCCGGCGTGCCCGCGCCCAGGCCGACCAGCGCCGCGACCAGGAATACCGGCGGCTCCTCTACGTGGCCCTGACCCGGGCCGAGGACCGGCTCGTGGTCTGCGGTTACCAAGGCCGTCGGGCCCCGGCCCCAAGCTGCTGGTACCGTCTGGTGGAGGGCGCCTTGTCGCGGATCGCCGAGGCCTGCGCCTTCGACTTCGGCGCCCTGTCGCCGCTGGGCTGGGCGGGCCCCGGATGGCGCTATCACGAGGCGCAGGCGACCACGCCCGTGGACAAGCGCGGCCACGCCGCCACCGGCATCGGCGATGCGGGGGAATTGCCGGCCTGGGCCCTGGCCCCGGCGCCCGACGAGCCGACACCCAGCCGGCCGTTGACGCCGTCCCGGCCCAGCGAACCCGAACCGGCCGTCCGCTCGCCCCTGGGCCGGGAGGACGAGGCGTGGCGCTTCCGCCGCGGCCTGCTGATCCACCGGCTGTTGCAGACCCTGCCCGATTTGGCCCCCGACCGCCGTGCCGAGGCCGGCGCCCGCTTCCTCGCCAGCCCGCAGCACCGGCTGGATCCGGCCCGGCAGGCCGCACTCCTGGCCGAGGTGCTGGCGGTGCTGGACGATCCCCGGTTCGCCCGCGTCTTCGGTCCCGGCAGCCTGGCCGAGGTGCCGGTGGTGGGCCGGATCGGGGACAAGGTGCTGTCCGGCCAGATCGACCGCGTCCTGGTGACGGACGAGGCGGTCTGGATCGTGGATTTCAAGACCAACCGCCCACCGCCCAGCGCGGTCCGGGACGTGGCGCCGGTCTACCTGGGGCAGATGGCCGCCTATCGCGCCGCCGTCTCCACCATATGGCCGGGCCGTCCCGTCCGCTGCGCGCTGTTGTGGACGGATGCGCCGCGGCTGATGGAGCTGCCGGACGCGGTGCTCGACGGGATCGCGGTGGGATGA
- the trxA gene encoding thioredoxin TrxA, with translation MSATTKITDASFENDVLKASGPVLVDFWAEWCGPCKMIAPALDELAAQMQGKLTVAKLNIDDNPSTPTKYGVRGIPTLMIFKNGQVAATKIGALPKQQLIDWVKSVV, from the coding sequence ATGAGCGCGACGACGAAGATCACGGACGCCAGCTTTGAAAACGACGTACTGAAGGCGTCGGGTCCGGTGCTGGTGGATTTCTGGGCCGAATGGTGCGGCCCCTGCAAGATGATCGCCCCGGCGCTCGACGAGCTGGCGGCCCAGATGCAGGGCAAGCTGACCGTCGCCAAGCTGAACATCGACGACAATCCGTCCACGCCGACCAAGTACGGCGTGCGCGGCATCCCGACGCTGATGATCTTCAAGAACGGCCAGGTTGCCGCCACCAAGATCGGCGCCCTGCCCAAGCAGCAGCTCATCGACTGGGTGAAGTCGGTCGTCTGA
- the trpB gene encoding tryptophan synthase subunit beta, whose product MTIANSYRSGPDAQGHFGIHGGRFVAETLMPLILDLERAYAAAKADPAFRAELDYYLAHYVGRPSPLYFAQRLTERLGGAKVYFKRDELNHTGAHKINNCMGQILLARRMGKTRIIAETGAGQHGVATATVCALFGLPCTIYMGEVDIARQQPNVFRMKLLGAEVRAVTSGSRTLKDAMNEALRDWVTNVQDTFYIIGTVAGPHPYPTLVRDFQCVIGEETRAQMMAAEGRLPDTLVAAIGGGSNAMGLFHPFLDEPSVRMFGVEAGGHGTDKGEGAHAASITGGRPGVLHGNRTYLLQDEDGQIIEGHSISAGLDYPGVGPEHAWLHDMGRVSYVSATDEEALTAFQLCASAEGIIPALEPAHALAYVTKIAPELPKDHLIVMNMCGRGDKDIFAVAERLGVKL is encoded by the coding sequence ATGACCATCGCCAATTCCTATCGCTCCGGTCCCGACGCGCAGGGCCATTTCGGCATCCACGGCGGACGCTTCGTCGCCGAGACGCTGATGCCGCTGATCCTCGACCTTGAGCGCGCGTATGCGGCGGCCAAGGCGGATCCCGCGTTCCGCGCGGAATTGGACTATTACCTCGCCCACTACGTGGGGCGGCCGAGCCCGCTGTACTTCGCCCAGCGCCTGACCGAGCGGCTGGGCGGGGCCAAGGTCTATTTCAAGCGCGACGAGCTGAACCACACCGGCGCGCACAAGATCAACAACTGCATGGGCCAGATCCTGCTGGCCCGGCGCATGGGCAAGACCCGCATCATCGCCGAGACCGGCGCCGGCCAGCACGGCGTCGCCACGGCCACGGTCTGCGCCCTGTTCGGCCTGCCCTGCACCATCTACATGGGCGAGGTGGACATCGCCCGGCAGCAGCCGAACGTCTTCCGCATGAAGCTCCTGGGTGCCGAGGTGCGGGCGGTCACGTCCGGCTCGCGCACGCTGAAGGACGCCATGAACGAAGCCCTGCGCGATTGGGTGACCAACGTGCAGGACACCTTCTACATCATCGGCACGGTGGCGGGGCCGCACCCCTACCCCACCCTGGTCCGCGACTTCCAATGCGTGATCGGCGAGGAGACCCGTGCCCAGATGATGGCCGCCGAGGGCCGGCTGCCCGACACGCTGGTCGCGGCGATCGGCGGCGGGTCGAACGCCATGGGCCTGTTCCATCCGTTCCTGGACGAACCCTCGGTCCGGATGTTCGGGGTCGAGGCCGGCGGGCACGGCACCGACAAGGGCGAGGGGGCGCACGCCGCCTCCATCACCGGCGGGCGGCCGGGCGTGCTGCACGGAAACCGCACCTACCTGCTGCAGGACGAGGACGGGCAGATCATCGAAGGCCATTCCATCTCGGCCGGTCTGGATTATCCCGGCGTCGGGCCCGAGCATGCCTGGCTGCACGACATGGGCCGCGTCAGCTACGTCTCGGCCACCGACGAGGAGGCATTGACGGCCTTCCAGCTCTGCGCCTCGGCCGAGGGGATCATCCCGGCACTGGAACCCGCGCACGCGCTCGCGTATGTGACCAAGATCGCGCCCGAGCTGCCCAAGGACCACCTGATCGTGATGAACATGTGCGGCCGGGGCGACAAGGACATCTTCGCCGTGGCCGAACGCCTGGGGGTCAAGCTGTGA
- the trpA gene encoding tryptophan synthase subunit alpha has translation MTAPLVPGRIERRFEALRREGRAALVTFVTAGDPDPATSAALLAGLPAAGADVIEIGMPFTDPMADGPSIQAASLRALKAGQTLAKTLAMVADFRRTDADTPIVLMGYYNPIHNYGVDRFLKDAVAAGVDGLIVVDLPPEEDAELCLPALAAGIRFIRLATPTTDEVRLPAVLANTAGFVYYVSVTGITGGASADAAVVAQAVARLKRHTDLPVAVGFGIRTPEAAAAVARVADAAVVGSAIVDRVQAGLDAAGRARPGLADDVLGFVRSLSHGVRTARA, from the coding sequence GTGACGGCACCGCTGGTTCCGGGCCGTATCGAGCGGCGGTTCGAGGCACTGCGGCGGGAAGGCCGCGCCGCGCTGGTCACGTTCGTGACCGCGGGCGACCCCGATCCCGCGACGTCGGCCGCCCTCCTGGCGGGCCTGCCGGCCGCCGGCGCCGACGTGATCGAGATCGGCATGCCCTTCACCGATCCGATGGCCGACGGGCCGTCGATCCAGGCGGCGAGCCTGCGGGCCCTGAAGGCCGGGCAAACCCTCGCGAAGACCCTGGCGATGGTGGCCGATTTCCGCCGCACGGACGCGGACACGCCCATCGTGCTCATGGGCTACTACAACCCCATCCACAATTACGGCGTGGACCGTTTCCTGAAGGATGCGGTGGCGGCCGGCGTGGACGGGTTGATCGTCGTGGACCTGCCGCCGGAAGAGGACGCGGAGCTTTGCCTGCCGGCCCTGGCCGCCGGGATCCGCTTCATCCGCCTCGCCACCCCGACGACGGACGAGGTGCGGTTGCCGGCCGTGCTCGCCAACACCGCCGGCTTCGTCTACTACGTCTCCGTCACCGGGATCACCGGAGGGGCGTCCGCCGACGCCGCGGTGGTGGCACAGGCGGTCGCACGGCTGAAGCGGCATACCGACCTGCCGGTGGCGGTGGGCTTCGGCATCCGCACGCCGGAGGCCGCGGCCGCCGTCGCCCGTGTCGCCGACGCCGCGGTGGTCGGATCGGCCATCGTGGACCGGGTGCAGGCCGGCCTGGATGCCGCCGGCCGGGCCAGACCGGGCCTGGCGGACGATGTCCTGGGCTTCGTCCGGTCGCTTTCCCACGGTGTGCGCACCGCGCGCGCCTGA
- the accD gene encoding acetyl-CoA carboxylase, carboxyltransferase subunit beta gives MNWLTNFVRPKIRALYARKEVPDNLWHKCPNCEAMIFHRELEENLHVCQHCGFHMRIDPHQRLRMLFDDGAYQAIELPKVLVDPLKFRDTKRYTDRLKEAQAKTSRPDAIVVAHGKMGGTAAVAAAFDFGFMGGSMGMAVGEGLVAAAKLAVLQDAPLIVVPASGGARMQEGILSLMQMPRSVVAVEQVKEKGLPYIVVLTDPTTGGVSASFAMLGDIHIAEPRAQIGFAGQRVIEGTVRETLPEGFQTAEYLLEHGMVDMVVHRKDLRTTLIRVIDLLRRPVPPAQIVPLPVGDAGSRAARTPVADAAVVDAAEKTPETTATVGGASAVRANGDAPQR, from the coding sequence ATGAACTGGCTCACCAATTTCGTCCGGCCGAAGATCCGCGCCCTGTACGCCCGCAAGGAGGTGCCGGACAACCTTTGGCACAAGTGCCCCAACTGCGAGGCGATGATCTTCCACCGCGAATTGGAAGAGAACCTGCACGTCTGCCAGCATTGCGGCTTCCACATGCGGATCGACCCGCATCAGCGCCTGCGGATGCTGTTCGACGACGGGGCATACCAGGCGATCGAGCTGCCGAAGGTGCTGGTCGACCCGCTGAAGTTCCGCGACACCAAGCGCTACACCGACCGTCTGAAGGAAGCCCAGGCCAAGACCAGCCGCCCGGATGCCATCGTCGTGGCGCACGGAAAGATGGGGGGCACGGCCGCAGTGGCGGCCGCCTTCGACTTCGGCTTCATGGGCGGATCCATGGGCATGGCCGTGGGCGAAGGGCTGGTGGCCGCAGCGAAGCTGGCGGTTCTCCAGGATGCCCCGCTGATCGTCGTCCCGGCGTCGGGCGGTGCGCGCATGCAGGAAGGCATCCTGTCCCTGATGCAGATGCCGCGCAGCGTCGTCGCGGTGGAACAGGTCAAGGAAAAGGGCCTGCCCTACATCGTGGTGCTGACCGACCCCACCACGGGCGGCGTCAGCGCGTCCTTCGCCATGCTGGGCGACATCCATATCGCCGAGCCGCGCGCCCAGATCGGTTTCGCCGGCCAGCGCGTGATCGAGGGCACCGTGCGCGAGACCCTGCCCGAAGGCTTCCAGACGGCCGAATACCTGCTGGAACACGGCATGGTGGACATGGTGGTCCACCGCAAGGATCTTCGCACCACCCTGATCCGCGTGATCGACCTGCTGCGCCGCCCCGTGCCGCCGGCGCAGATCGTCCCGCTGCCCGTCGGCGACGCCGGTTCGCGGGCGGCCCGGACGCCGGTTGCGGACGCGGCGGTCGTCGACGCCGCCGAGAAGACGCCGGAGACCACGGCCACTGTGGGCGGCGCCTCGGCGGTCCGTGCGAATGGCGACGCGCCCCAACGCTGA
- a CDS encoding folylpolyglutamate synthase/dihydrofolate synthase family protein, whose protein sequence is MATRPNAEVPRGSGTPDGRPATRSDPILERLTHLHPKLIDLSLDRLWGLLDRLGNPHRHLPPVVHVAGTNGKGSTVAFLRAMLEAAGHRVHVYTSPHLVRFHERIRLAGRLIEDDALAALLVEIEAANAGDPITFFEVTTCAAFLAFARTPADVVLLETGLGGRLDATNVVERPVCTAITRVSFDHMHFLGDTLAAIAGEKAGIMKPGVPAVVAPQLGDEVVGVFRTRAAALGCDLRLYGEAWRTEPTADGFRFQSAARTLDLPPPGLLGAHQILNAGTAIACLEHVPLAVPDAAVRTGLHTVEWPARLQRLRRGPLPTGLPAGWELWLDGAHNDSGGEVLAAQAGVWARSDGLPLDIIFGGLNTRDPADVLRPLQPYITRFRGVTIPDTPNALTADAITAAAVRAGVGGPLPADGVAAALADLTTLPAGPRRILICGSLYLAGSVLTENG, encoded by the coding sequence ATGGCGACGCGCCCCAACGCTGAGGTGCCGCGGGGCTCGGGGACTCCGGACGGCCGCCCGGCCACGCGGTCGGATCCGATCCTCGAGCGCCTGACGCATCTGCACCCCAAGCTGATCGACCTGTCGCTCGACCGGTTGTGGGGGCTTCTCGACCGGCTGGGCAACCCGCACCGGCACCTGCCGCCCGTCGTGCATGTGGCGGGCACCAACGGCAAGGGATCGACGGTCGCCTTCCTGCGGGCAATGCTGGAGGCCGCGGGCCACCGGGTGCATGTCTACACCTCGCCGCATCTGGTCCGGTTCCACGAACGCATCCGCCTGGCCGGCCGGCTGATCGAGGACGACGCCCTGGCGGCACTGCTGGTGGAGATCGAGGCCGCGAACGCGGGCGATCCGATCACCTTTTTCGAAGTCACGACCTGCGCCGCGTTCCTGGCCTTCGCCCGCACGCCCGCGGATGTCGTGCTGCTGGAAACCGGTTTGGGCGGTCGGCTGGATGCGACCAATGTGGTGGAACGGCCGGTCTGCACGGCCATCACCCGCGTCTCGTTCGACCACATGCATTTCCTGGGCGACACGCTGGCGGCCATCGCCGGCGAGAAGGCCGGGATCATGAAGCCGGGGGTTCCCGCAGTGGTCGCGCCCCAGCTCGGCGACGAGGTGGTGGGCGTCTTCCGCACGCGGGCCGCCGCGCTGGGGTGCGACCTGCGCCTTTACGGCGAGGCATGGCGGACCGAGCCGACGGCCGACGGCTTCCGCTTCCAAAGCGCCGCGCGGACGCTCGACCTGCCGCCACCGGGTTTGCTGGGCGCGCACCAGATCCTGAACGCCGGCACCGCCATCGCCTGCCTGGAGCATGTCCCACTGGCCGTGCCGGATGCAGCCGTGCGCACCGGCCTGCACACGGTGGAGTGGCCGGCGCGCTTGCAGCGCCTGCGCCGGGGGCCCCTGCCCACCGGGCTGCCCGCCGGCTGGGAGCTGTGGCTCGACGGTGCCCACAACGACAGCGGCGGCGAAGTGCTGGCCGCACAAGCCGGGGTTTGGGCGCGGTCCGACGGGCTGCCCCTGGACATCATCTTCGGCGGATTGAACACCCGCGATCCCGCGGATGTGCTCCGGCCGTTGCAGCCGTACATCACGCGGTTCCGCGGCGTGACCATCCCCGATACGCCCAATGCGCTGACGGCCGACGCGATCACCGCCGCGGCCGTCCGGGCGGGTGTGGGTGGCCCGCTGCCGGCCGATGGCGTGGCGGCGGCCCTGGCCGACCTGACCACCCTGCCGGCGGGGCCCCGCCGGATCCTGATCTGCGGCTCCCTGTACCTGGCCGGCAGCGTCCTCACGGAGAATGGTTGA
- a CDS encoding DMT family transporter, translating into MTGGVERVEGGAGRAIGRQTDRVPTGIVLMIGTVFLFAAMDTVVKYLSQHYPVLQIVWARYAFHMLFMLPVLVRLGPRRLLTTGRPGLQVLRAFLLLATTLLFFTAIRFIPLAQASAIGFVGPLLVTAMSALLLKERVGPRRWTAVLVGFIGVLVIIRPGFGMVHWAASLPLFMAVCFAVYQIVTRILTRTEDASTTLFWTGGIAALAMSAIVPLAWTQPDAAGWALLACVGLLGALSHWLMIKAYERAPASILAPYNYTNLFWTIPIGFVVFGDVPDVWMLSGAAIVIACGLYVWWRERQLARIAAASAPS; encoded by the coding sequence ATGACCGGAGGCGTGGAGCGGGTCGAGGGGGGAGCGGGCCGGGCGATCGGGAGGCAGACGGACCGGGTCCCCACGGGCATCGTGCTGATGATCGGCACCGTCTTCCTGTTCGCCGCCATGGACACGGTGGTGAAATACCTGTCCCAGCACTATCCGGTTCTGCAGATCGTCTGGGCGCGTTACGCCTTCCACATGCTGTTCATGCTGCCCGTCCTGGTCCGACTGGGCCCGAGGCGGCTGCTGACCACGGGCCGGCCCGGCCTGCAGGTCCTCCGGGCGTTCCTGCTGCTGGCCACCACGCTGCTGTTCTTCACCGCGATACGCTTCATCCCGCTCGCCCAGGCAAGCGCGATCGGCTTCGTCGGCCCGCTGCTGGTCACGGCCATGTCCGCCCTGCTCCTGAAGGAGCGGGTGGGCCCCCGCCGCTGGACCGCTGTCCTGGTGGGCTTCATCGGAGTGCTGGTGATCATCCGGCCCGGCTTCGGCATGGTGCATTGGGCGGCATCCCTGCCCTTGTTCATGGCCGTATGCTTCGCCGTCTACCAGATCGTCACCCGCATCCTGACCCGGACCGAGGATGCGTCCACCACCCTGTTCTGGACCGGCGGCATCGCGGCGCTGGCGATGAGCGCAATCGTCCCGCTCGCCTGGACGCAGCCGGACGCGGCCGGCTGGGCGCTGCTGGCCTGCGTCGGCCTGCTGGGCGCCCTGTCCCACTGGCTGATGATCAAGGCGTACGAGCGGGCGCCGGCATCCATCCTGGCGCCCTACAACTACACCAACCTGTTCTGGACCATTCCCATCGGCTTCGTGGTGTTCGGCGATGTGCCGGATGTTTGGATGTTGTCCGGCGCGGCCATCGTGATCGCCTGCGGGCTTTACGTCTGGTGGCGGGAGCGGCAGTTGGCCCGGATCGCGGCCGCATCCGCCCCAAGCTAG
- a CDS encoding cyclic nucleotide-binding domain-containing protein yields MPAAFQRRTYQPGELIFRQGDPGTHLYFVETGAIVIWRRAAGDRRDIVGRAGTGALFGEMAIMDRKPRMANASAEEETVVLEIPATTVREAMHEADPMLIRLIHGLLDYIRDLAGQLQAARQSASLPTSAPADPVPDTSAER; encoded by the coding sequence ATGCCGGCCGCATTCCAAAGGCGCACCTACCAGCCCGGCGAACTGATCTTCCGCCAGGGGGATCCGGGCACCCACCTGTACTTCGTGGAGACGGGGGCGATCGTCATCTGGCGCCGTGCCGCGGGCGACCGGCGCGATATTGTCGGCCGCGCCGGAACCGGGGCCTTGTTCGGTGAAATGGCGATCATGGACCGGAAACCCCGCATGGCCAACGCCAGCGCCGAGGAGGAAACGGTGGTGCTGGAAATCCCGGCCACGACCGTCCGCGAGGCCATGCACGAGGCGGATCCAATGCTGATCCGCCTGATCCATGGATTGCTGGACTACATCCGCGATCTGGCGGGGCAGCTCCAGGCGGCGCGGCAGTCCGCCTCCCTGCCAACCTCCGCGCCCGCGGATCCCGTGCCGGACACCTCGGCCGAGCGCTAG
- a CDS encoding methionine ABC transporter ATP-binding protein translates to MIRLEELHRTFAGPHGPVEALAGVDLTVREGEVFGIIGRSGAGKSTLVRCINLLERPDGGRVIVDGRDLTKLDRNGLNAARRGMGMVFQHFNLLTSRTVLDNVAFPLELAGASRREARARALPLLDLVGLADKRDQYPARLSGGQKQRVGIARALAHGPKVLLCDEATSALDPETTDQILNLIRSVRDRLNLTVVLITHEMSAVKAIADRVAVMERGRVIEQGRVYDVFTRPQTATTRRFVAEVIGHGLPPAILDRVPPHVPLLRVQFAGPNADRPVVAEVARRFDVDFSILFGRVDEIRGEPFAIMTLAAHGAPERIAAATSWMRSLSLDVEEIARADAGHDRSAA, encoded by the coding sequence GTGATACGTTTGGAGGAATTGCACCGGACCTTTGCCGGCCCGCACGGGCCGGTGGAGGCGCTGGCCGGTGTGGATTTGACGGTCCGCGAGGGTGAGGTCTTCGGCATCATCGGCCGCAGCGGCGCCGGCAAATCGACCCTGGTGCGCTGCATCAACCTGCTGGAACGCCCGGACGGCGGGCGCGTGATCGTCGATGGCCGCGATCTGACCAAGCTCGACCGCAACGGGTTGAATGCCGCCCGGCGCGGCATGGGCATGGTGTTCCAGCACTTCAACCTGCTGACGTCGCGCACCGTGCTGGACAATGTGGCGTTCCCCCTGGAACTGGCGGGGGCGTCCCGGCGGGAAGCACGGGCCAGGGCGCTGCCGCTGCTGGATCTGGTCGGCTTGGCCGACAAGCGCGACCAGTACCCGGCCCGGCTGTCGGGCGGGCAGAAGCAGCGCGTCGGCATTGCCCGCGCCCTTGCGCACGGGCCGAAGGTGCTCCTGTGCGACGAGGCGACGTCCGCCCTCGACCCCGAGACCACGGACCAGATCCTGAACCTGATCCGCTCGGTGCGCGACCGCTTGAACCTGACCGTTGTCCTGATCACCCACGAGATGTCGGCGGTGAAGGCCATCGCCGACCGCGTGGCGGTGATGGAGCGCGGTCGCGTGATCGAGCAGGGCCGCGTGTACGACGTGTTCACCCGCCCCCAGACCGCCACCACGCGGCGCTTCGTGGCCGAGGTGATCGGGCACGGGTTGCCGCCGGCGATCCTGGACCGCGTGCCCCCGCACGTGCCCCTGCTGCGGGTCCAGTTCGCGGGTCCGAACGCCGACCGTCCGGTGGTGGCCGAGGTGGCCCGCCGCTTCGATGTCGACTTTTCCATCCTGTTCGGCCGCGTCGACGAGATCCGCGGCGAGCCCTTCGCGATCATGACCCTGGCCGCCCACGGCGCGCCGGAGCGCATCGCCGCCGCAACATCCTGGATGCGGTCCCTGTCCCTGGACGTCGAGGAGATTGCCCGTGCTGACGCCGGCCATGATCGATCTGCTGCTTGA